A window of Thiocapsa bogorovii genomic DNA:
TCATACGCCCATGTTCCACCAGGTCGAGGGTCTGCTGGTCGACGAGCAGGTGAGCTTCGCCGATCTGAAGGGCGTGCTCTACGATTTCTTGCGGAATTTCTTCGAGCGCGACCTGGAGCTGCGTTTCAGGCCGTCTTATTTTCCCTTTACAGAGCCTTCGGCCGAGGTCGACATCCAGTGTGTCATCTGCGGCGGCAGCGGGTGTCGGGTCTGTAAGCAGACCGGATGGCTTGAGGTGCTCGGTTGCGGCATGGTCTATCCCGAGGTCTTTCGGCACGTCGGTATCGACCCCGATCGCTATCTGGGATACGCCTTCGGCATGGGGGTAGAGCGCCTGGCGATGCTGCGTTACGGAATCGACGACATTCGCTTGAATTTCGAGAACGATCTGAGATACCTGCGCCAATTCTCATGATCTCGGCTTAAAAAGAGCCGGCAAGCACTCGGGAATGGTCCTTGTCCGGCGGTAATCCTATCGATCCTCATCCCTTGTGGCGGGATGACACCAGAGTACAGGGCAGCAGCAGATGCGATTCAGCGAGGCGTGGTTGAGGGAGTGGGTGAACCCTCCGGTCGACACCCGACAATTGGCCGACCAGCTCAGCATGGCCGGCCTCGAGGTCGATGCGGTCGAACCCGCGGCTCCGGCCTTCAGCGGTGTGCGGATCGGCTGGGTGCAGTCCGTCGCACCCCATCCAGACGCCGAGAAGCTGCGGATCTGCCGGGTCGATCTCGGCGAGGATGCGTTTCTCCAGATTATCTGCGGGGCGGCCAACGTCGCCGAAGGCATGAAGGTCCCGGTCGCGACCGTCGGAGCCGTGCTGCCCGGCGACTTCAAGATCAAGAAGGCTAAGTTGCGGGGTGTCGAGTCCTACGGCATGATCTGCTCGGCCAAGGAGCTCGGTCTTGCCGAGACCTCCGAGGGCATCCTGGCCCTGCCGGCAGATGCGCCTGTGGGCGAAGACATCCGCGACTGGATGGCACTCGACGATCACTGTATCGAGGTCGATCTGACCCCGGATCGCGGCGACTGTCTCGGCATTGCCGGGCTTGCGCGCGAGGTCGCCGTGATCAACCGTGCGCCGCTCGCCACACCCGCGATCCAGCCGGTCGCGCCTCTGCATGACCGGTCTCTACCGGTCCACCTCCAGGCCCCGGCTGCCTGCCCGCGCTACGTTTGCCGAGTCATCCGCAACATCGATCCGAGCGCGACCACGCCCTGGTGGATGCAGGAGCGCCTGCGTCGCGGCGGGATCCGGGCCATCAGCCCGGTGGTCGACGTGACCAACTATGTCCTGCTCGAGCTGGGCCAGCCGATGCACGGCTTCGATCTCGCCAAGCTGGACGGCGAGATTTGCGTGCGCATGGCGGTGGAGGGCGAGCGTCTCGCCCTGCTCAACGGCGAGGAAGCAACACTGCGCGCGGACACCCTGGTGATCGCCGATGCCGGACGTGCCGTCGCATTGGCCGGGATTATGGGCGGGTCCGGGACCGCGGTCGGTTCCGAAACCCGCGACGTGCTGCTCGAAAGCGCCTTCTTCGCGCCGCTTGCCCTCAGCGGCAAGGCGCGGTCTTACGGCCTGCATACGGATTCGTCGCATCGGTTCGAGCGCGGGGTCGATCCCCAACTCCAAGTCCGCGCGATCGAGCGTGCGACCCGTCTGTTGATCGCGATCGTCGGAGGTGAGCCGGGCCCCGTGATCGAGGCGGTATCGCAGACCGAGCTACCCGAGCCTCGGATGCTGACGCTCCGTCGGTCGCGTGTCGCTCAGGTGCTCGGACTCGCGCTTCCCGACGACACCATCCTCGATATTCTGACGCGTCTGGATCTGAACACGGAGGCGACCGCCGAAGGGTGGCTGGTCACGCCGCCGAGTGCCCGCTTCGACCTGGTTCAAGAGGTCGACCTGATCGCCGATATCGGACGCATCTACGGTTACGATCGAATCCCGGTGAGTCACGCGAGCTCGGCATCCGTGACGGGTGCGACCCCGGAGACGGATTTCGATCTGGATCGCGCCCGTCTCGCGCTGGTCGATCGCGGTTTCCACGAGGTCATCACCTACAGCTTCGTGAGTCCCGAGATTCAAGCGTTGGTCGACCCCAAGCAGGAGGTTCTGCGTCTTGCGAATCCGCTGAGCGCCGAGCTCTCCACCATGCGGACCAGCCTCTGGCCCGGCTTGATCCAGACCGCGCGCTACAATCAGGCGCGGCAACAGGAGCGGGTGCGCATCTTCGAGTCCGGTCTACGCTTTCGAGTCGGCGCGGACGATCTGACCCAGACGCAGGGTCTCGCGGGTCTCATCACCGGGAGCCCGGATCCGGAACAGTGGGGTTTGCCGAGCCGCGCGGCGGACTTCTTCGATCTGAAGGCCGATGTCGAGGCCCTGCTGTCACTGACCGGCGCACCGGGGCGCTTCAACTTCGTTCCCGGCACGCATCCGGCGCTGCACCCCGGTCAGACCGCGAGGGTGGTCTGTGACGGGCGAGGCATCGGTCTGCTCGGAATGCTTCATCCGAGTCTGGCCGCACAGCTCGACATCATGGGCGATGCCTATCTGTTCGAGCTGGACGTCGCGCCCCTGAGCGTCGGCGCACTGCCTAAGCACGCGTCCATCTCGCGCTTCCCGAGTATTCGCCGAGACATTGCGATCATCGTCGACGCGGCAGTGACTTACGGGCAGATCGCGGACTGTATTCGCGACACGGAGACCGAACTTCTACGCGATTTGGTCCTGTTCGACCTCTACACCGGCAAAAACATTGAATCGGGCAGAAAAAGTCTCGCTCTTGGATTGATTTTACAGGCTTCTTCTCAGACACTTACAGATGGAGTCATTGAAGACACGGTGGGGCGGATCCTAGCCCGCCTCGCTTCGGAATTTGGCGCAAGATTGAGGGACTGACCCAATGGCATTGACCAAGGCCGATATGGCCGAGCACCTGTTCGATGAGCTTGGCCTGAACAAGCGTGAGGCCAAAGACATCGTCGAGATGTTCTTCGAGGAGATTCGCGCGGCGTTGGAGCGTGGCGAGCAGGTCAAGCTCTCCGGGTTCGGCAACTTCGATCTGCGCGAAAAGAAGGAACGTCCCGGCCGCAACCCCAAGACGGGAGAAGAGATTCCGATCACGGCGCGGCGCGTGGTGACCTTTCGCCCGGGGCAGAAGCTAAAACAGCGAGTGGAGGCCTATGCTGGAACCGACCGATAAGGGCGAGGACAACGGCCCCGGCGATCTTCCGCCGATTCCGGGAAAGCGATACTTCACCATCGGCGAAGTGAGCGAGCTCTGTGGGGTCAAGCCTCACGTGCTGCGGTATTGGGAGCAGGAATTCCCTCAGCTCAAACCGGTCAAGCGACGGGGCAACCGTCGCTACTATCAGCGTCACGACGTGCTGATGGTGCGACAGATCCGCAACCTGCTCTACGAGCAGGGCTTCACGATCGGAGGCGCCCGTCTGCAGCTCAGCGGGGAGGGCGCCAAACAGGACCTAAGCCAGACCCACCAGATCCTACGCCAGATGCGTGTAGAGCTTGAAGACGTCCTTCAGTTGCTGCGACGTTGACAGCAGAGGGACCACAACCTAATATGGCTCGTCTTAACGGGGCGTAGCGCAGCCTGGTAGCGCACCTGAATGGGGTTCAGGTGGTCGGAGGTTCAAATCCTCTCGCCCCGACCAAGGAAAATAACGGCTTAGGTCATTGATGACCTGGGCCGTTTTCGTTTGGGTCACCGTAAAGTTACCAGCCTTGGCGTGCTTGCCGCGAGGCTGGCCTCGGATTACCCTAAAAAGAGCAGTTAGCGCCCGTCGCGGAGCGTTTTCGGCCCGCGGGCGAGTACACATACCGGCGGTTCGGCGGCTACGCCGGGGCCGGTAACACCGCCGGCGGCTGCAATTGGCGGCCGTTGAGGTACTTCACCAGCGCACGCGAGAGCAGCCGGTACCAGCGTTGCAGGGGACTCAACTGCTCCGCAGTTCGGCGCAGGGTGTTGAAGAAGGCCGCGATCTCGCGGCAGGTCGCCTCCACCCACCCGGCTTCGGCATGGGGATGGCTGATGGTCAGGCGCGTCTGCCCGCCGTGACGGGTCAGTCGTGCCGGTGCGCTGAGCAGCAGCGGGCGGCTGGTGATCGCCTCGGTGTGCCGTGTCGGGTCGGCCAGGCGCACGAACAGGCTCCACCAGTTGTAGGTCAAGGCGGTGATGCGCGCCATGAAGCGGCAGCGCTTGATGTCGCGGGTGGTGAAGCCGCCCCAGCCCCAATGGTTCTTGAGCTCGTCGAAGGGATTCTCCGCGTCGGCGCGATCGCGATAGAGTTGCGCCACGCTCAGGATCTCATGGGGCAGCGAGGTCACCAGCACGGCGTACTCGTAGAGGATCGTCCGGTCGGTGAACTCGGCGAAGCTCAGGCGCAGCTGCTCGGGATCACCCTGCTCGACGACGGCCAGGTCGGCCTTGATGCGCCGGCGCAGCACGACGGCGCGCCGGGCACGGCTCCAGCCCGACAGACGCAGGGTCGTCTCGGCCCCCTGCCAGCCTTGACCGGCATCGCGCCACTCGGCGTCGCGCATCAGGCGCTCGACGGTGTGTTTGACCTTGGAGGTCATGCGCAGCTTGAACAGATACGGGATCCCCTCCTGCTCGGCCCGTGCCATGTTGGCTTGGGTGCCCCAATCGCGGTCGCCGCGAATGCACAGCGGCCAGTGCGCCCGCGGCAGGCGCGCGAGCAACTCCCACAGCCCCGGCGCGCTGTACTTGGACGCGGTTTGGTTGCCGTCCAGCACCTCCACGTCCAGGATCAGACGCAGACCGGCGATGAAATAGGTGTGGTAGGTGTGCGAGGGCCGACCCGGCTTGTGCGGGTTGTAGCCCTTGAGCGCACCCTCTTGATGCCCGTAGAGCGGCTTGACCGTCACGTCGGCATCGAGAATCCAGGGCACGCCCAGCACCGGCGCCACGCAGGCGTCCAGGTGGTTCTGCAACCAGGCCACCCCGTCGGCTTCATCGAGCTTGCCGAGGTTGCGGCGCACCGAGTCCTCGCTGACCACCGCCTCCATGCCCAGCAGGGCGGCGTTGATGGTGTCGCCGCGCAGGGCACTGATGTGGGCATAGCGCTGATGCCCGGACAGCACCGCCAGGATGGCGGTACCCAGAACGTCGCGCGTGCTCGGGGCGTTCGGGCTGGTCAGCTTCAGCGGGCAGCTCTCGACCCAGGCATCGAAGCGCCCGCCCAGGCGCAAAAACTCGGTGAAGAACGGCAGCTGCCCCAGCGGGGTGACCGCCGCCTGCGCATCCCACTCGACGTGGACGCGCCCGCCAAACGTGTCCACCGCAACCGGGCCGGCATGCGGTACCAATGCGGTGGTTTCGGGTTCACCCTGCGGGTGAGGGATCGGGTTGCTCATGGGGACCTCCTTGCGCGGATATTTCAGCGGCTTGGATCACTCGAGGCAAGGTTTAACTGCTCTTTTTAGGATTACGGTTTCGGGAGACCGCGCACGAGGAGTGGTCACCCTGAGAGTGGTCTCGCCTGCGAACCCTCGCTACAGCGTTTTCTCCCGAGCAGCAAGGAAACGGTTCATGGCCATGAAGAGGTCCGAGCTTCATTCCTCCCTCTGGTCCAGTTGCGACGAGCTGCGCCGGGGTATGGATGCCAGCCAGTACACGGGCTACGTCCTGGTGCTGCCTTTCATTAAGTACGTCAGCGAAAAGTACCTCGGCCAGCCTCACGACGCCCCGATCGTCATCCCCCCGGGCGCGAGCTTCCGTGAAATGGTCGCGCTCAAGGGCAAGCCCGACATCGGCGATCAGATCAACAAGCCGATCATTGCCCCGTTGGCCAATGCCAACCGGCTCTCCGCCATGCCGGACTTCAACGACCCCTTCAAGCTCGGCTCGGGCAAGCAGATGGTCGAGCGGCTCAGCAAACTGATCGCTCTAGAGGATCTCTTCGAGCGCTTCAGCCACTTCGGCGTGCCGCCGGCCAAAGCCGGGCCATTATTCCTACCTGCTGCATATCGTCCGCTTGCTCAAGAATACCGTTACTGGAGGATGTTGGGCGTGCGCTGAAAAAGGTGATGGGAGAAAAGTCGCGAGCCGTCTCGCTCTTCCTCGTTGAGGCCGAAACAATTCCTTGGACTAAATGGGGTAGTGCAGTACCCTCCAGTGCGTTTGCAGTGAGCTTCTGGGAGGGAGGCGAGCCAAGGCCACCACCGAAACCGGTACACTGACATTTCGCATCGCCCCGGCCCGGAAGGAACCGTTACGCAGGGTCGATCAGCGGGAGGACTGCTCCTCGCCAACATGGTGGAGGTGTTGATCCGAGACTACTGCGAGAGCAGCAGTATCCCCATGGAAGAGCCGATAGCCGACAAGTAACCAAGAGGGGTAACGGATGCGATTGCATGAAGTGCCCGCCAGCCGTCGGTTTAGAAGCAACGCGATGGGCCGGGGTTTGAAAGAACAATGACCACAGAAGCCGATACCCGCGCCAACTTCATCGACCCTGCCCTGGCTGGTGCCGGCTGGGGAAGCGGTCAAATCACTCGGGAATACTACTTCACCGACGGACGCAAGCTTGCGGGCAACCAACGCGGCAGCCGCTGCTTTGTCGACTACCTCCTGCATAGTGAGAATCGCCACCTCGCGATCATTGAGGCTAAAAAGGCATCCGCCCACCCGACCCAAGGACTTCAGCAGGCAATCGCCTACGCCAAGAAGCTTGGCGTCCGCTTCCTCTACTCCACTAATGGCGAGCAGATCTACGAGTTCGACCTTGAGACGGGAAAGGGCGCGTACAGGGACAGTTATCCGACACCTGCAGAATTGCTTGCGCGGTATGCCGACGCAACGACCGAACTCGCCAGCACACTCAGGAATACCGCGTTTTACCTGGAAGCGGGGATGCGCCCTCGCTATTACCAGCAACTGGCCGTCCACGCCGCCACTGATGCGATCGGCGATGGCGATGAGCGCGTGCTTTTGACGCTGGCGACCGGCACCGGCAAGACCTTTATCGCGTTCCAAATCGTGCACAAGCTGTTCCAGGCGCGTTGGAATCGGCAGCAACTGGGATCACGTCGCCCACGCATCCTCTTCCTGGCGGATCGCAACATCCTCGCCGATCAGGCGATCAACACCTTCAACCCCTACGAGAAAGACCTCGTCAAGATCGACGGTGACGAGGTCCGACGTCGCAATGGCGTGGTGCCGACCAACGCCCACATCTTCTTCGCCATCTATCAGGCGATTGCCGAAAGAGAAGACATCGGCGGCTACTACCGGGAATACCCGAGCGACTTCTTCGACCTGATCATCATCGACGAATGTCATCGCGGCGCGGCCAATAACGAAGGCTCCTGGCGTGCCATCCTGGAGCACTTCGCCCCCGCCGTACACCTTGGCCTCACCGCGACTCCCAAGCGCACCGACAACATCGATACCTACAGCTACTTCGGCCAACCCGCCTACGAGTACTCGCTCAAAGAGGGCATTAACGACGGTTTTCTCACGCCCTACCGCGTCAAGCGAATCCGCACCAATCTCGACGAGTTGGTCTTGACCGCCGACGACGAAATCCTCAAGGGCGAGTCCACCCAGGATATGTACGACACCAACGATTTCGACAACAAGATCGTCGCCGACCAGCGCACCGAGCTGGTTGCCCGTGCCATCCTGACGAACATCAACCCCCTGGAGAAGACCATCGTCTTCTGCACCAATCAGAACCATGCCCTGACCATGCGGGACATGATCAACAAGCACAAAGCGGTGGCCGATCCGCACTACTGCGTACGCGTCACCAGCGACGAGGGCAAACCGGGCCGAGACCTGCTGGAGCGCTTCCAGAACAACGACCGGGATATCCCCACCATACTCACGTCGTCCCAGATGCTCACCACTGGTGTCGATGCCCGAAACGTCCGCAACATCGTGCTGGATCGCGCCATCGGCTCCATGGTCGAGTTCAAGCAGATCGTCGGGCGCGGCACCCGCGTCTTCGAAGGCAAGGACTACTTCACCATCGTCG
This region includes:
- the hsdR gene encoding EcoAI/FtnUII family type I restriction enzme subunit R; the encoded protein is MTTEADTRANFIDPALAGAGWGSGQITREYYFTDGRKLAGNQRGSRCFVDYLLHSENRHLAIIEAKKASAHPTQGLQQAIAYAKKLGVRFLYSTNGEQIYEFDLETGKGAYRDSYPTPAELLARYADATTELASTLRNTAFYLEAGMRPRYYQQLAVHAATDAIGDGDERVLLTLATGTGKTFIAFQIVHKLFQARWNRQQLGSRRPRILFLADRNILADQAINTFNPYEKDLVKIDGDEVRRRNGVVPTNAHIFFAIYQAIAEREDIGGYYREYPSDFFDLIIIDECHRGAANNEGSWRAILEHFAPAVHLGLTATPKRTDNIDTYSYFGQPAYEYSLKEGINDGFLTPYRVKRIRTNLDELVLTADDEILKGESTQDMYDTNDFDNKIVADQRTELVARAILTNINPLEKTIVFCTNQNHALTMRDMINKHKAVADPHYCVRVTSDEGKPGRDLLERFQNNDRDIPTILTSSQMLTTGVDARNVRNIVLDRAIGSMVEFKQIVGRGTRVFEGKDYFTIVDFRGATNRFYDKDWDGDPLDVDTPPVIDANEPPPPPYGDKQEHESRQAGGEGEAEDVEPVEKLTVRLSAARELKVIDVEIRYIDENGRPLSAQQFVERLMVKLPGLFSSAEDLRETWSDPDRREALLQQLGQAGFDAEQLATLRRMFAAEQSDLFDLLAFLAFEQPMATRRARVQATRANSAFFDQFEQQPARDFLHFVLNRYEETGVAELARDRMPGLIKMSSLGTTRDASRAFGGSPANVLAAFRQLQHQLYHCA
- the ihfA gene encoding integration host factor subunit alpha, giving the protein MALTKADMAEHLFDELGLNKREAKDIVEMFFEEIRAALERGEQVKLSGFGNFDLREKKERPGRNPKTGEEIPITARRVVTFRPGQKLKQRVEAYAGTDR
- the pheT gene encoding phenylalanine--tRNA ligase subunit beta, with product MRFSEAWLREWVNPPVDTRQLADQLSMAGLEVDAVEPAAPAFSGVRIGWVQSVAPHPDAEKLRICRVDLGEDAFLQIICGAANVAEGMKVPVATVGAVLPGDFKIKKAKLRGVESYGMICSAKELGLAETSEGILALPADAPVGEDIRDWMALDDHCIEVDLTPDRGDCLGIAGLAREVAVINRAPLATPAIQPVAPLHDRSLPVHLQAPAACPRYVCRVIRNIDPSATTPWWMQERLRRGGIRAISPVVDVTNYVLLELGQPMHGFDLAKLDGEICVRMAVEGERLALLNGEEATLRADTLVIADAGRAVALAGIMGGSGTAVGSETRDVLLESAFFAPLALSGKARSYGLHTDSSHRFERGVDPQLQVRAIERATRLLIAIVGGEPGPVIEAVSQTELPEPRMLTLRRSRVAQVLGLALPDDTILDILTRLDLNTEATAEGWLVTPPSARFDLVQEVDLIADIGRIYGYDRIPVSHASSASVTGATPETDFDLDRARLALVDRGFHEVITYSFVSPEIQALVDPKQEVLRLANPLSAELSTMRTSLWPGLIQTARYNQARQQERVRIFESGLRFRVGADDLTQTQGLAGLITGSPDPEQWGLPSRAADFFDLKADVEALLSLTGAPGRFNFVPGTHPALHPGQTARVVCDGRGIGLLGMLHPSLAAQLDIMGDAYLFELDVAPLSVGALPKHASISRFPSIRRDIAIIVDAAVTYGQIADCIRDTETELLRDLVLFDLYTGKNIESGRKSLALGLILQASSQTLTDGVIEDTVGRILARLASEFGARLRD
- a CDS encoding MerR family transcriptional regulator; translated protein: MLEPTDKGEDNGPGDLPPIPGKRYFTIGEVSELCGVKPHVLRYWEQEFPQLKPVKRRGNRRYYQRHDVLMVRQIRNLLYEQGFTIGGARLQLSGEGAKQDLSQTHQILRQMRVELEDVLQLLRR
- a CDS encoding transposase; this translates as MSNPIPHPQGEPETTALVPHAGPVAVDTFGGRVHVEWDAQAAVTPLGQLPFFTEFLRLGGRFDAWVESCPLKLTSPNAPSTRDVLGTAILAVLSGHQRYAHISALRGDTINAALLGMEAVVSEDSVRRNLGKLDEADGVAWLQNHLDACVAPVLGVPWILDADVTVKPLYGHQEGALKGYNPHKPGRPSHTYHTYFIAGLRLILDVEVLDGNQTASKYSAPGLWELLARLPRAHWPLCIRGDRDWGTQANMARAEQEGIPYLFKLRMTSKVKHTVERLMRDAEWRDAGQGWQGAETTLRLSGWSRARRAVVLRRRIKADLAVVEQGDPEQLRLSFAEFTDRTILYEYAVLVTSLPHEILSVAQLYRDRADAENPFDELKNHWGWGGFTTRDIKRCRFMARITALTYNWWSLFVRLADPTRHTEAITSRPLLLSAPARLTRHGGQTRLTISHPHAEAGWVEATCREIAAFFNTLRRTAEQLSPLQRWYRLLSRALVKYLNGRQLQPPAVLPAPA